The Deltaproteobacteria bacterium genome contains the following window.
GCGGTCGGGATCCTCGGCGAGTATCTTCCGGCAGAGGCGGATCGCGCCGTCGGAGCCCTCGAGCGGGTCGCTGTAGACGACGTCGGCGCCGAAGGCGGCCACCACCCGCTTGCGCTCGAGGCTGACGTTGCCGGGCATGACGAGCTTCACCGGATAGCCCAGCGCCGCGCCCACCATGGCGAGCGCGATGCCCGTGTTGCCCGATGTCGAGTCCATGATCGTCTTGCCCGGCACCAGCCGACCGCACGCCAGGCCGTCCTCGATCATCTTGAGCGCCGGGCGGTCCTTCACCGAGCCCCCCGGGTTGAACCCCTCGAGCTTCGCCCACATGCTCACCCCGGGGGCGACGCCGTCCCGCACGTGGCGGATCTCGACCAGCGGCGTGTTGCCGACCAGGGGGGCGACGGAGAGGGCCGCGAGCGGCCCCTCCGTCGGCGCCGTCGGGCGAGCGAGGGCGGCGACGGACGTCATCCTCCGCCGCTAGGCGCCTCCCGCGATCGCCGGGACGATCGACACCTCGTCGCCCGCTTTGACCGGCGTGGCGAGCTGCTTGAGGAAGCGGATGTCCTCGCCGTTCACGAAGAGGTTGACGAAGCGCCGCACCTCGCCCTTCTCGTCGCAGATCCGCTCCCGGATGCCGGGGTAGCGTCGCTCGAGGTCGTCGACCAGCGCGGCGACCGTCGCCCCTTCCGCCTCGACCGCTTCGGCGCCCGCGGTGTACTTCCGCAGCGGCGTCGGGATCCTCACGTGGGCCATGATGACCGTTCCTCCTTTCGGTTGCCAGACGGACCGGGCCCCTAAACCGCGTTCGCCTCCTGCCCGCCGTTGAGCCGCGCATAGAGGGCATCGAAGTCCGCCAGGCGGGCCGCGATGCGAGACGGCTGCGCGACGCTGTCGAGCACCGCCTCGAGCGTCTTGTAGCCGTTACCCGTGATGCACACGACGATCGATTCGTCGCGCGGAATGCGACCCTGCTCGATGAGCTTCTTCGTGACCGCGACGGTCGTCCCGCCGGCGGGCTCGGTGAAGATCCCCTCCGTGCGGGCGAGGAGGCGGATGCCCTCCACGATCTCCTCGTCGGTGACCGCCTCCCCCCAGCCGCCGGACTCCCGCACCGCCTTCAAGACGTAGAACCCGTCGGCCGGGTTGCCGATGGCGATCGACTTGGCGATGGTGGCCGGCTTGACCGGCGCGATCAGCTCCGTGCCCCTGTGGAGCGCCTGGACCACCGGCGCGCAGCCGGCCGCCTGGGCGGTGTAGATCTTGAAGTCGCCGTCGGCGAGCCCGAGGTCGAGGAGCTCGTGGAACGCCTTGGCGACCTTCGGCAGGATCGTGCCGCCGGCCGTCGGCACCACGACGTGCCGCGG
Protein-coding sequences here:
- a CDS encoding MoaD/ThiS family protein, with the protein product MMAHVRIPTPLRKYTAGAEAVEAEGATVAALVDDLERRYPGIRERICDEKGEVRRFVNLFVNGEDIRFLKQLATPVKAGDEVSIVPAIAGGA